The genomic stretch TACGTCGACTGCAGACAGCCCACGACCGTGCTGGTGCCGCCCTCGCCGTCGCCGTCGACGAGAACCAGCATCTCGTTGCGCGGGTCCGCCTCGATGGCGGCGAAGGCCCGCTCGTACGCCTCCGTCACCTCGACCCCCGCCGGGTCCACCACCCTCTCCTCGTCAGCCAGCAGGGCGAGGACGGCCGGCAGGTCGGCGCGGGTCGCGGGACGGAACACGAGTGCGGTGGCGGCGGACATGGCTCAGACCCTGACCCGGGCTGCCGGACGGGCCGTAGTGGCGGGGTGCGGCGTCCTCGTTCTCGATCAGGTCGTCCGCCGCTGCGTCCAGTTCCCGCCGGTGGTACTCCGTGAGGAAGGAGAACATGGCCCCGCAGTCGCGGCAGGCACGGGCCCGCGAGGCTTCGAACTCCGGCCGGGGCTTGAAGAAGCCGGGACGGCGGAACCTCAGCCGCAGCCGGTCCAACGGCTGCACCCCCGAGGTCAGCTCACCGCCCGGGCTCAGCCGGGCGGAGCCGCATATCCAACGTCGCATGCCCGGGACCCTGTCCCCTGAGCCCCTAGGGCACCCGCTGGCCCTTCCCCAGGGCGATCACCCCGCCCTTGGAGACCGTGTACAGGTCGGCG from Streptomyces roseochromogenus subsp. oscitans DS 12.976 encodes the following:
- a CDS encoding GNAT family N-acetyltransferase produces the protein MSAATALVFRPATRADLPAVLALLADEERVVDPAGVEVTEAYERAFAAIEADPRNEMLVLVDGDGEGGTSTVVGCLQSTYIPGLGKGGAERALIEAVRIRADRRGGGLGRALMEHAVSRARARGCALVQLTSNRSREDAHRFYTALGFARSHGGFKMAL